The following coding sequences are from one Triticum aestivum cultivar Chinese Spring chromosome 5A, IWGSC CS RefSeq v2.1, whole genome shotgun sequence window:
- the LOC123108471 gene encoding cortical cell-delineating protein — MAPSKLALFLAMNLVLLVAVHGCGSCGNTPPVPVPSPPIAVPPPAPVPSPPSLGGGGGTCSIDTLKLKVCANVLNLLKLNLGVPTDEQCCPLLSGLADLDAAVCLCTAIKANILGIKLNVPVDLVLLLNQCGKTCPADFTCPS; from the coding sequence ATGGCGCCCTCCAAGCTCGCCCTCTTCCTCGCCATGAATCTGGTCCTCCTCGTGGCAGTGCATGGCTGCGGGTCGTGCGGCAACACACCGCCCGTCCCTGTCCCAAGCCCACCGATTGCCGTTCCACCGCCAGCTCCCGTGCCGTCTCCGCCTTCCctcggcggcgggggcggcaccTGCTCAATCGACACTCTGAAGCTGAAGGTTTGCGCCAACGTGCTGAACCTGCTGAAGCTCAACCTCGGCGTGCCGACGGACGAGCAGTGCTGCCCGCTTCTGAGCGGCCTCGCCGACCTAGACGCCGCCGTGTGTCTCTGCACTGCCATCAAGGCCAACATCCTCGGCATCAAGCTCAATGTGCCCGTCGACCTCGTGCTCCTCCTCAACCAGTGTGGCAAGACCTGCCCCGCTGACTTCACCTGCCCTAGCTGA